From Eriocheir sinensis breed Jianghai 21 chromosome 37, ASM2467909v1, whole genome shotgun sequence, one genomic window encodes:
- the LOC127008176 gene encoding uncharacterized protein LOC127008176 — MDRRLVLPLAALLLLGRGVRPYSDKTVEIVELVVPESPKVGDDVTLTCRFNLVGNNHRLYTVNWWRGKDQFYTFKGTTIDQKHAYSFDGIQVKEEASTEESVVLQNVSEETSGLFKCEVMGEGPSFRTAVANKTMTVVIPPRKVEILARSQPDPPVYRVGETIHLNCTATAAKPRADLTWKIDDLPVEDHHVQRLRDYEDHRGRVTSTLNLSWNPPTYFRSGVARVACHAVVGGHNTTVTKDIYLDPASSAALNHLYASKGCQLSTTWTILNLLFFFLVRPSP; from the exons ATGGACCGCCGGCTGGTGCTGCCCCTCGCCGCCCTTCTGCTCCTGGGCCGCG GTGTGCGGCCGTACAGCGACAAGACGGTGGAGATCGTGGAGCTGGTGGTGCCGGAGTCCCCCAAGGTGGGCGACGACGTGACGCTCACCTGCCGCTTCAACCTGGTGGGCAACAATCACCGCCTCTACACCGTCAACTGGTGGCGCGGCAAAGACCAGTTCTATACCTTCAAGGGCACCACGATCGACCAAAAGCACGCCTACTCCTTCGACGGGATCCAGGTGAAG gAGGAGGCGTCCACAGAGGAGTCAGTGGTGCTGCAGAACGTGTCGGAGGAGACTTCGGGGCTGTTCAAGTGTGAGGTGATGGGCGAAGGTCCCTCCTTCCGCACCGCCGTGGCCAACAAGACCATGACCGTCGTGA TCCCGCCGCGGAAGGTGGAGATCCTGGCGCGGTCTCAGCCCGACCCGCCGGTGTACCGCGTGGGGGAGACGATACACCTAAACTGCACGGCGACGGCAGCCAAGCCTCGCGCCGACCTCACCTGGAAGATTGATGACCTGCCG GTGGAGGACCATCATGTTCAGCGCCTCCGGGACTACGAGGACCACCGGGGCCGTGTCACCTCCACGCTCAACCTGTCCTGGAACCCCCCGACATACTTCCGCAGCGGCGTGGCGCGGGTGGCGTGTCACGCGGTGGTGGGCGGCcacaacaccaccgtcaccaagGACATCTACCTCGACCCCGCCTCCAGCGCCGCTCTCAACCACCTCTACGCCTCCAAAG gATGTCAACTCTCAACCACCTGGACCATCCTCaacttgctcttcttcttcctcgtcaggCCCTCGCCCTAG